The following proteins come from a genomic window of Flavobacterium crocinum:
- a CDS encoding SusC/RagA family TonB-linked outer membrane protein: MSPTIAFSQNEKIVIKKDVTISVNEIFDLIIQQTNYNFIYSQDLFLNAPKVNLKKGTVKISDLLEKCVTANKLEFSLAGNNTIVIKPSLVAIPRNSNQQIEIQISGIVTDVKGLAIPGVSVTSKKTKNTEVTDLNGQFTIQVAENDILQFSYIGYKTKEVPISNSRQIKVVLEEDVTELQAVKIVSTGIYTRNKESFTGAASTFTAAELRTIGNQNLIQSLKILDPSFVQIDNIAAGSNPNILPDVQIRGANSLPGLSGEYANNPNSPLFILDGFETTLQKIYDLDMNRVAAVTILKDAAAKAIYGSRAANGVVVVETKRPQKGKLRVSYTGDLNVTAPDLSSYHLTNADQKLQVELNAGRYSSNFYYSEQLLKEQYNRTYAEVARGVNTYWLSQPLTTAVGHKSTLSLEGGDDNFTYGADLTYNSIPGVMKESGRRTTSGNIFLSYRVSDFIFRNILTVTGNHAYDSPYGSFSEYTRLNPYWTPYDDNGNIKKLLGQFNSGSGTPVNYYNPLFNATLGTKNFSDYIDITNNFQAEWTVSKALKIVGRIGYTQIHETREDFYPANHTRYAEYSEEDFYRRGDYTITDGISHSIKTDLTLNYSKTINKHLFYLNAGWNLYEVGSESHGVHAQGFLNDRVDYINFARQYAQDERPSGSDALTRETGLLSALNYSYDDRYLADLTYRLQGSSIFGADNRWGSFWSVGLGWNIHKEKFFKQDWITQLKLRTSTGYTGSQNFNPYQAMATYNYFTDSYYDNIVGAKLIGLANDQLKWQQTQDYNFGLDLGLWSKLSLRFDYYISLTNNLLTQVAMPGSVGFSTISENLGEIRNNGVDATLNYKVWSNPSSNSFVNLFLNVGSNKNKLVKISDALNSVNDELEADRGTSTKPFVRYQEGKSTTAIWAVRSMGIDPATGSEIFVKKNGELTYVWDPNDQVAVGESTPKVRGSFGFNAQYKGFGINCAFSYRLGAQYYNQTLVDRVENVDIQYNVDERVFTDTWKNPGDNAFFKAIGRTPTRTNPSSRFVQDLDELLLNSVNISYDFRNKNFLEKARLSRLRVTLFGNDLARMSTIRAERGLDFPFARTFSFSVQASF, from the coding sequence ATGTCGCCAACAATAGCTTTTTCTCAGAATGAAAAAATTGTGATAAAGAAAGACGTGACAATTAGTGTTAATGAAATATTTGACTTAATTATCCAGCAAACCAATTACAATTTTATCTATTCTCAAGATTTGTTTTTAAATGCACCCAAGGTAAATTTAAAAAAGGGAACAGTTAAAATTTCAGATTTACTTGAAAAGTGTGTTACAGCTAATAAGCTTGAGTTTTCATTAGCTGGAAATAACACTATTGTAATCAAACCTTCTCTTGTAGCAATTCCGCGTAATTCTAATCAGCAAATAGAAATTCAGATATCTGGTATTGTAACAGATGTTAAGGGTTTGGCTATACCGGGAGTAAGTGTAACTTCAAAAAAGACAAAAAATACTGAAGTTACAGACTTGAATGGACAATTTACTATACAAGTTGCTGAAAATGATATTCTTCAATTTTCATATATAGGTTATAAAACTAAAGAAGTTCCAATTAGTAATAGTAGGCAGATTAAAGTAGTTTTAGAAGAAGACGTTACAGAACTTCAGGCAGTAAAAATTGTATCTACTGGAATCTATACCAGAAATAAGGAAAGTTTTACCGGCGCGGCATCTACATTCACTGCCGCAGAATTGAGAACTATAGGAAATCAGAACTTAATTCAAAGTTTAAAAATACTGGATCCTTCATTTGTTCAAATAGATAATATAGCCGCAGGTTCGAATCCGAATATTTTACCGGACGTACAGATCAGGGGAGCTAACAGCTTACCAGGTTTAAGTGGCGAATATGCAAATAACCCCAATTCCCCTTTGTTTATCTTGGATGGGTTTGAGACTACTCTGCAGAAAATTTACGACCTGGATATGAACAGGGTAGCTGCTGTAACGATCCTTAAAGATGCCGCTGCAAAAGCTATTTATGGATCCAGAGCCGCAAACGGAGTTGTTGTAGTTGAAACTAAAAGACCTCAAAAAGGGAAACTGAGAGTAAGCTACACGGGTGATCTAAATGTAACCGCCCCGGATTTGAGCAGTTATCATCTAACCAATGCCGACCAAAAACTTCAGGTAGAATTAAATGCCGGGAGGTATAGTTCTAATTTTTATTATAGTGAACAATTACTCAAAGAGCAATATAATCGAACCTATGCTGAGGTGGCAAGGGGAGTGAACACTTATTGGCTTTCTCAACCCTTAACAACAGCTGTGGGGCATAAAAGTACATTGTCTTTAGAAGGAGGAGATGATAATTTTACTTACGGAGCAGATTTAACATATAACTCCATACCGGGAGTTATGAAAGAATCAGGGCGCAGAACGACTTCGGGCAATATATTTTTATCGTATCGTGTCAGTGATTTTATTTTTAGAAATATTCTGACGGTTACCGGCAATCATGCCTACGATTCTCCTTATGGTTCATTTTCGGAATACACAAGATTAAATCCGTATTGGACACCATATGATGATAATGGCAATATTAAAAAATTATTAGGGCAGTTTAATTCCGGATCTGGAACTCCTGTAAACTATTATAATCCATTATTTAATGCCACGTTAGGAACTAAAAATTTTAGTGATTACATTGATATTACCAATAATTTTCAAGCAGAGTGGACTGTTTCCAAGGCACTTAAAATTGTTGGTCGTATCGGCTATACGCAGATTCATGAAACCAGAGAAGATTTTTATCCTGCCAATCATACCCGCTATGCTGAATATTCGGAAGAAGATTTCTATAGAAGAGGGGATTATACCATAACCGATGGTATAAGCCATTCTATTAAAACAGATCTTACGCTAAATTATTCCAAAACGATCAATAAACACCTTTTTTACCTAAATGCAGGATGGAATTTATATGAAGTGGGAAGCGAAAGCCATGGCGTGCATGCTCAAGGATTTTTAAATGACAGAGTGGATTATATCAATTTTGCAAGACAATATGCTCAAGATGAGCGACCTTCAGGTTCTGATGCTCTTACTCGGGAAACGGGGTTACTTTCTGCATTAAACTATTCATACGACGACCGCTATTTGGCAGATCTTACTTATCGTTTGCAAGGATCCAGCATATTTGGTGCCGATAACCGATGGGGAAGCTTCTGGTCGGTTGGTTTAGGATGGAATATCCATAAAGAAAAATTCTTCAAACAAGATTGGATCACGCAGTTAAAATTACGCACATCTACTGGATATACTGGAAGCCAGAATTTTAATCCCTATCAGGCCATGGCTACTTACAACTATTTTACAGATAGTTATTATGATAATATAGTGGGAGCAAAATTAATAGGTCTGGCAAACGATCAGTTGAAGTGGCAGCAGACGCAAGATTATAACTTTGGTCTGGATTTAGGGTTATGGAGCAAATTATCTTTACGATTTGATTATTACATAAGTCTCACTAACAACCTGCTGACACAGGTAGCCATGCCGGGCTCAGTTGGGTTTAGCACTATTTCAGAAAATTTAGGCGAAATAAGAAATAATGGTGTCGATGCCACTTTAAACTATAAAGTGTGGAGTAATCCTTCCAGTAATAGTTTTGTTAATTTATTTTTAAACGTTGGATCTAATAAAAACAAATTAGTTAAAATTTCAGATGCACTGAACTCAGTTAATGATGAATTAGAAGCAGATAGAGGCACATCTACAAAACCCTTTGTAAGATATCAGGAAGGAAAATCTACTACTGCTATTTGGGCCGTTCGATCTATGGGAATTGATCCTGCTACGGGAAGTGAAATTTTTGTAAAAAAGAATGGAGAGCTAACTTATGTCTGGGATCCAAATGATCAGGTAGCTGTAGGAGAATCTACTCCTAAAGTTCGAGGAAGTTTTGGATTTAATGCACAATACAAAGGTTTTGGTATCAACTGTGCATTTTCGTATCGTCTAGGAGCCCAATATTACAATCAAACATTAGTGGATAGGGTAGAGAATGTGGATATTCAATATAATGTGGATGAACGTGTATTTACTGATACATGGAAAAACCCGGGGGATAATGCTTTTTTTAAAGCAATTGGCCGTACCCCAACCCGAACCAACCCAAGCTCCCGATTTGTTCAGGATCTTGATGAATTACTGTTAAATTCTGTTAATATTTCTTATGATTTTAGAAATAAAAACTTTTTAGAAAAAGCGAGGTTGAGCAGATTAAGAGTTACACTATTTGGCAACGATTTAGCAAGAATGTCAACCATTAGAGCCGAACGAGGATTAGATTTTCCTTTTGCAAGAACGTTTTCTTTTTCTGTCCAGGCATCATTTTAA